In Hemitrygon akajei chromosome 12, sHemAka1.3, whole genome shotgun sequence, a single window of DNA contains:
- the LOC140737221 gene encoding uncharacterized protein: MGGLFSGSQSCQAYTDATAFQIIYDAITSNQVVIFSKTTCPYCDIVKNIFTGLGIPYRAIELDLRRDGVHLQRILIEMTGIKTVPKVFINGTCIGGGADTVLLYSKGRLLDLVNQHNSNSVIEGVCILL, translated from the exons ATGGGAGGCCTGTTTTCCGGTTCACAATCATGCCAGGCGTATACCGACGCCACTGCCTTCCAGATAATTTAT GATGCAATTACATCAAATCAAGTTGTGATCTTTTCCAAAACAACATGCCCTTACTGTGATATTGTAAAGAACATATTTACAGGACTGGGCATTCCTTACAGAGCAATTGAATTAGATCTCCGGCGTGATGGAGTGCATCTCCAGCGTATTCTTATAGAAATGACAGGCATAAAAACA GTCCCAAAAGTGTTTATAAATGGAACATGCATTGGTGGTGGGGCAGACACGGTTTTACTCTATTCCAAAGGTAGACTGTTGGACCTGGTAAATCAGCATAATTCAAATTCTGTCATAGAAGGAGTCTGCATTCTTCTTTGA